The proteins below are encoded in one region of Candidatus Cloacimonadota bacterium:
- the pgsC gene encoding poly-gamma-glutamate biosynthesis protein PgsC, whose product MFEVAIGLGVLISLFFLETFGAAAGGIVVAGYVAMFLHHPVTIFATLFISFIVFAIVRLLSKVMFIYGRRRMVISVLLGFVLGWIARTYGLFSFLPTEYSVNVIGYIIPGLIANSMEKQGITKTFAIMTVAAVVVRFILILIFKGQIIG is encoded by the coding sequence ATGTTTGAAGTCGCCATTGGTTTAGGAGTTCTTATCAGTCTCTTCTTTTTAGAGACATTTGGTGCAGCTGCGGGAGGAATTGTTGTTGCTGGTTATGTTGCCATGTTCCTTCATCATCCAGTAACAATTTTTGCTACTTTGTTTATTAGTTTTATCGTATTTGCTATTGTCAGATTACTCAGTAAAGTGATGTTTATTTACGGTAGAAGAAGAATGGTTATCTCCGTACTTTTAGGATTTGTGTTAGGCTGGATTGCGAGAACATACGGTTTGTTTTCATTTCTACCGACAGAATATTCGGTAAATGTGATCGGATACATCATCCCCGGTTTGATCGCTAATTCCATGGAAAAACAGGGAATTACAAAAACTTTTGCAATCATGACCGTTGCTGCGGTTGTTGTCAGATTCATTTTGATCCTGATCTTCAAAGGACAGATAATTGGATAA